The proteins below are encoded in one region of Methanobacterium sp.:
- the pstB gene encoding phosphate ABC transporter ATP-binding protein PstB has protein sequence MEYRIEVENLNVYFDELHILKDVSLKIPKNAVTSLIGPSGCGKSTFIRTLNRMNDMISTFKMDGTVLLDGKDIYDPKIDVVELRKKVGMVFQKPNPFPKSIFDNVAYGLRVHGINDKDILAQKVEESLRSAALWDEVKNILDKSAMGLSGGQQQRLCIARTMAVEPEVILMDEPCSALDPISTTKIEDLIHKLKNDFTIIIVTHNMQQATRVSKHTAFFLHGEIVESGLTEKIFIEPEDKRTEDYITGRFG, from the coding sequence ATGGAATACAGAATAGAAGTAGAAAATTTAAACGTTTACTTTGACGAATTACACATCCTGAAAGACGTAAGTCTAAAGATTCCCAAAAACGCAGTAACTTCACTCATAGGACCATCTGGTTGTGGTAAATCAACGTTCATCCGTACTTTAAATCGGATGAACGACATGATAAGCACCTTCAAGATGGATGGAACAGTCTTGCTTGATGGGAAGGATATCTACGACCCCAAGATAGACGTGGTGGAACTGCGGAAAAAAGTGGGTATGGTGTTTCAAAAGCCCAACCCTTTCCCTAAATCCATATTTGACAACGTGGCATATGGGCTGAGGGTCCACGGAATAAATGATAAGGATATTCTGGCCCAGAAGGTTGAAGAAAGCCTTAGATCCGCAGCACTATGGGATGAGGTGAAAAATATACTGGATAAATCTGCAATGGGACTTTCCGGTGGTCAACAGCAGCGTCTTTGCATTGCCCGTACCATGGCAGTGGAACCTGAGGTTATACTGATGGATGAGCCCTGTTCAGCCCTGGACCCCATATCCACCACCAAGATCGAGGACCTGATACACAAGCTCAAGAATGACTTCACCATTATCATCGTAACTCACAACATGCAACAGGCTACCCGTGTGTCCAAACACACTGCCTTCTTCCTACATGGGGAGATAGTGGAAAGCGGACTCACTGAGAAGATCTTCATTGAACCCGAAGATAAACGGACTGAAGATTACATCACTGGCCGGTTTGGATAA
- the pstA gene encoding phosphate ABC transporter permease PstA: MTGVFWASGILTIVILLVIIGYVLLKGLPVVNFEFIFADPVNSGRSGGIFPFIMSSIYVTLIAVLVATPLGVGAAVYLSEYAGENRFVKLIRFGAETLSSIPSIVFGLFGLAFFVIYLGLGWSVLSGGLTLALMALPTILAASEVSIESINKSYAEGSLALGATKWQTIYKVVIPAALPGITTGVILGMGRAIAEAAAVLYTVGAALMIPTSIMDAARPLPLHLYILATEGLSMDNAWGTAAVLVLMILVITVVTNTLVDRYRKKMMGR, translated from the coding sequence ATGACCGGAGTATTTTGGGCTTCCGGAATTCTCACCATAGTCATTTTACTGGTGATCATAGGATATGTGCTTTTAAAGGGTTTACCTGTAGTAAACTTTGAATTCATATTTGCTGATCCAGTTAACTCCGGTAGATCTGGAGGTATATTCCCCTTCATCATGTCCAGTATCTATGTAACATTAATTGCGGTACTGGTTGCCACTCCCCTGGGAGTGGGAGCTGCAGTTTACCTTTCAGAATATGCTGGAGAAAACCGCTTCGTGAAACTCATCCGTTTCGGAGCAGAGACCTTGTCTTCAATCCCCTCCATTGTATTCGGATTATTTGGACTGGCATTCTTCGTGATTTACCTGGGACTGGGATGGAGCGTACTATCCGGGGGTTTAACCCTGGCTTTAATGGCGTTACCAACCATATTGGCTGCTTCAGAAGTCTCCATAGAATCCATTAATAAATCATATGCTGAAGGAAGCCTGGCTCTGGGAGCTACAAAATGGCAAACAATTTATAAAGTTGTTATACCAGCCGCACTCCCTGGAATAACCACAGGAGTAATTTTAGGGATGGGAAGAGCTATTGCAGAGGCAGCAGCAGTATTATACACTGTAGGGGCTGCATTAATGATACCAACATCAATTATGGATGCAGCAAGGCCTTTACCTCTCCACCTTTACATTTTAGCCACTGAAGGTTTATCAATGGATAATGCCTGGGGAACTGCAGCAGTTCTGGTTCTCATGATTCTAGTAATTACCGTGGTTACCAACACCCTGGTTGATCGTTATCGCAAAAAAATGATGGGGCGATAA
- the pstC gene encoding phosphate ABC transporter permease subunit PstC encodes MSKWNEEFFIEKGLLLTAISSVIIIALIIVFIFREGLPALQSVGFFSFIFGMDWAPSNGQYGIFPMIIGSLGITALSLLMAVPLGVFCAIFLAEIAPNAMRKILNPTIQTLAGIPSVVYGFFGLVLLVPFMRVHFGGTGFSMFTASVILTVMILPIIVSVSEDALRSIPLEYKEASLALGATHWQTIKNVIFPAAIPGIITSVILGMGRAVGETLAIIMVAGNVVQIPGSIMDPVRALTSNIAIEMGYATGVHYNALFATGIVLVFMIIILLVIANYFHYKKKVTIGGGYL; translated from the coding sequence ATGTCTAAGTGGAATGAAGAGTTTTTCATAGAAAAAGGGCTTTTATTAACGGCCATATCATCCGTTATTATTATTGCCCTCATAATCGTATTCATATTCAGGGAGGGACTCCCTGCATTACAGAGTGTGGGATTTTTCAGCTTCATATTTGGAATGGATTGGGCACCTTCAAATGGTCAATATGGTATATTTCCCATGATCATAGGTTCCCTTGGAATAACCGCTCTTTCCCTCCTGATGGCAGTGCCATTGGGAGTATTCTGTGCTATATTTTTAGCAGAAATAGCACCAAATGCTATGCGTAAAATACTCAACCCAACTATCCAGACCCTGGCCGGTATACCATCGGTGGTTTACGGATTTTTTGGACTGGTGTTACTGGTGCCCTTCATGAGAGTGCACTTCGGAGGAACTGGTTTTAGCATGTTCACAGCATCGGTGATTCTCACGGTAATGATTTTACCCATAATTGTTAGTGTGTCTGAAGATGCCCTCAGATCAATTCCTCTGGAATACAAGGAGGCGTCCCTGGCACTGGGAGCCACCCACTGGCAGACCATAAAAAACGTCATCTTCCCGGCAGCCATTCCAGGTATCATTACCTCCGTAATTCTGGGAATGGGCCGAGCTGTTGGAGAAACCCTGGCCATAATCATGGTAGCTGGTAACGTGGTACAGATACCCGGCTCAATAATGGATCCAGTGCGCGCATTAACCTCTAACATAGCCATTGAAATGGGTTACGCAACTGGAGTTCACTACAACGCCTTATTTGCAACTGGAATCGTGCTGGTATTCATGATCATCATTCTCCTGGTAATAGCCAACTACTTCCATTACAAGAAAAAAGTCACCATCGGGGGCGGTTACCTATGA
- a CDS encoding phosphate ABC transporter substrate-binding protein, with product MDLKYGIGLLVILIIIIAVLTFGTGSNYERIEIAGSTSVQPVAEKLAEKYMEEHPNVRVDVMGGGSGLGIRSVSQDIIAIGTSSKNLKTTEKQGLNEYPIGKEGIVVAVNLENPVGNLTKSQLKDIFSGNITNWKEVGGPDAKINLVVREEGSGTRSAFEDLVMNKTKVKSDAIVQTSTESIKVAVKQDPYAIGYISLAHMTPDVKAVTIEGVAPSVETVKDGSYNLQRPFLFLTNGEPEGQLKEFIDWCLGPEGQEIVKDEKIVPVT from the coding sequence ATGGACCTGAAATATGGTATAGGTTTACTGGTTATACTAATAATTATCATCGCCGTTTTAACATTCGGCACTGGAAGTAATTATGAGAGGATAGAGATTGCGGGTTCAACATCGGTGCAACCGGTGGCTGAAAAACTTGCAGAGAAATACATGGAAGAACATCCCAATGTACGAGTTGATGTAATGGGCGGAGGATCTGGCCTGGGAATAAGAAGTGTTTCTCAGGATATAATTGCCATTGGAACCAGTTCAAAGAACCTGAAAACAACTGAAAAACAGGGTTTAAATGAATATCCAATAGGTAAAGAAGGTATAGTGGTGGCAGTTAATCTTGAAAACCCAGTGGGTAACCTGACCAAAAGCCAGCTTAAGGATATCTTTTCAGGCAACATCACCAACTGGAAGGAAGTTGGAGGACCTGATGCTAAAATTAACCTGGTGGTCCGAGAAGAAGGTTCCGGTACCAGGAGTGCCTTTGAAGATCTGGTTATGAATAAAACCAAAGTAAAATCAGATGCAATTGTCCAGACTTCCACAGAATCCATAAAGGTTGCTGTGAAACAGGATCCCTATGCCATTGGATACATATCCCTGGCACACATGACTCCGGATGTTAAAGCAGTTACAATTGAGGGGGTAGCCCCGTCGGTTGAAACTGTAAAAGATGGTTCTTATAATTTACAAAGACCATTCCTTTTCCTTACAAATGGGGAACCTGAAGGGCAACTGAAAGAATTCATTGACTGGTGTTTAGGTCCTGAAGGACAGGAAATTGTAAAAGATGAAAAAATTGTTCCTGTAACTTAA
- a CDS encoding phosphate ABC transporter substrate-binding protein, which translates to MDMKYIIGIIVAIIVIAGAYFVLAGSGGQEKITIVGSTSVQPVAEKLATEYMKKNSSVKITVQGGGSSVGIKSVQDGTANIGTSSKSLKANESTGLTQYEIGKDGIAIIVNTNNSITGLTTDQVKGILSGNITNWKEVGGADAKINVIVREEGSGTRDAVQEIVLGKLANGTKVDFVKSAIVQSSTEAVQQAVVQDPNAVGFISFASVKDAKALQINNVAPTEATILDGTYKIQRPFIFLVKGDPTGAVKAFIDWVNGPEGQAIIKSDKVVPTGKQVNSTS; encoded by the coding sequence ATGGACATGAAGTACATAATAGGAATAATAGTAGCTATAATCGTAATAGCCGGTGCATATTTTGTCCTTGCCGGAAGTGGTGGGCAGGAAAAAATAACCATTGTCGGTTCTACTTCTGTACAGCCTGTTGCTGAAAAATTAGCCACGGAATACATGAAGAAGAATAGTAGTGTGAAGATAACTGTTCAAGGTGGCGGTTCAAGCGTAGGTATTAAGAGTGTTCAGGATGGAACTGCAAATATTGGAACCAGCTCTAAATCACTGAAAGCTAATGAATCCACCGGATTAACGCAGTATGAAATCGGTAAAGATGGAATTGCCATCATTGTCAATACGAACAATTCCATAACTGGATTAACCACGGACCAGGTTAAAGGAATTTTATCTGGAAACATCACCAACTGGAAGGAAGTTGGAGGTGCAGATGCTAAGATAAATGTAATTGTTCGTGAAGAAGGTTCCGGTACTCGTGACGCAGTTCAGGAGATAGTACTTGGTAAATTAGCCAACGGTACCAAGGTAGATTTCGTAAAATCAGCCATTGTGCAGAGTTCCACTGAAGCTGTGCAGCAAGCTGTGGTTCAGGATCCCAACGCTGTTGGTTTCATATCATTCGCATCAGTTAAAGATGCCAAAGCTCTGCAGATAAACAATGTTGCACCTACCGAAGCAACCATACTTGATGGTACATACAAGATCCAGAGACCATTCATCTTCCTGGTTAAAGGAGATCCTACCGGGGCAGTCAAAGCATTCATTGACTGGGTAAATGGACCAGAAGGTCAGGCTATAATAAAGTCTGATAAAGTAGTACCAACTGGTAAACAGGTCAACAGCACATCTTAA
- a CDS encoding citryl-CoA lyase, giving the protein MISEEVLKGMFQPRTTPWKTSITKVEPNRLITQGYPQEELIGNISFPEMIHLLIKGVLPTKNQEQMLQAILVSFCDHGVTPPSTQSARLMASAGSPVNACLAGGILAFGENHAGAIEVAMQMLQKGIILSKSNGLSFEETAQELFNYFTNNRRKIPGFGHRYHNEDPRAPRLIELSKEYNCFGEHAELAMEIQELLHGKKGIKMNIDGANAALLSDMGFNWRVGCGLFIVGRVPGLLAHIQEEKSQEQPFRKILDVDKANPGNDMLNSF; this is encoded by the coding sequence ATGATCAGTGAGGAAGTACTTAAGGGAATGTTCCAACCCCGAACCACACCCTGGAAAACATCCATTACTAAAGTGGAACCAAATAGACTTATTACCCAAGGTTATCCTCAGGAAGAGCTCATTGGTAATATTTCCTTTCCAGAAATGATACATCTACTAATTAAAGGAGTACTCCCCACCAAAAACCAGGAACAAATGTTGCAAGCAATACTGGTTTCATTCTGTGACCATGGGGTGACACCTCCCAGCACCCAGTCAGCAAGATTAATGGCTTCTGCAGGATCCCCTGTAAACGCATGTTTAGCCGGAGGAATACTGGCATTTGGAGAAAATCATGCTGGAGCTATTGAAGTTGCCATGCAGATGTTGCAGAAAGGTATCATCTTATCCAAAAGCAATGGATTATCTTTTGAGGAAACTGCACAGGAATTGTTCAACTACTTCACAAATAACCGCAGGAAAATACCCGGATTTGGACATAGATACCACAATGAAGATCCTCGTGCACCGCGATTAATCGAACTTTCCAAAGAATACAATTGTTTTGGAGAACATGCGGAACTTGCTATGGAAATACAGGAATTATTACATGGTAAAAAGGGGATAAAGATGAATATCGATGGTGCCAATGCAGCATTACTCTCAGATATGGGTTTTAACTGGAGAGTGGGGTGTGGTTTATTCATTGTTGGTAGAGTGCCCGGGCTTTTGGCACATATACAAGAGGAAAAATCACAGGAACAACCTTTCAGGAAAATTCTGGATGTGGACAAAGCTAATCCAGGAAATGATATGTTAAATTCTTTTTAA
- a CDS encoding PhoU domain-containing protein produces the protein MTNRAKNSTLKAVLEVILYDNPATQDEIADKLGLTRRYVTKLLQPLIKEGVVRRAYILDLKKFDEFSEMFDEEKTSREHAGTFLIKDMLRDMAKHICRQFDMSFEALSQYDAVMADEALKLDYISNNMHEKIRSSVETVISINPYSEFSKTMVLGEVGYDLERIADHTCHIANFALQESDPIDEEMMETLKSMYNTARKMVNQSMEAFLDERLELKDKVMDYEERIHELQKKALNNIATQMAEDDVMDKDRSNYYLALSRVVKAFERIGDISIEIIDTAGEFYRNIPRTTTPERFRRR, from the coding sequence ATGACTAACAGAGCAAAAAACAGCACTCTTAAGGCAGTTTTGGAAGTTATCCTATATGATAACCCTGCTACTCAGGATGAAATAGCAGATAAGCTGGGATTAACCAGAAGATACGTAACTAAACTACTACAACCTCTTATCAAGGAAGGGGTGGTTCGAAGGGCGTACATTCTTGATCTTAAGAAGTTCGATGAATTTTCAGAAATGTTTGATGAGGAAAAAACTTCCCGGGAGCACGCCGGAACTTTCCTGATAAAGGACATGCTCCGGGACATGGCCAAACATATCTGCCGTCAGTTCGACATGTCATTCGAAGCTTTGTCCCAGTATGATGCTGTAATGGCTGATGAAGCCCTGAAACTGGATTATATCTCCAACAACATGCATGAAAAAATACGTTCATCTGTGGAAACTGTTATATCCATTAATCCCTACTCAGAGTTCAGCAAAACCATGGTTCTGGGAGAAGTTGGATATGACTTGGAGCGTATTGCTGACCATACCTGTCATATTGCTAACTTTGCCCTGCAAGAGTCAGACCCTATTGATGAAGAGATGATGGAAACCTTAAAATCCATGTATAACACTGCACGGAAAATGGTGAACCAGTCCATGGAGGCCTTTTTAGATGAACGTCTGGAGCTTAAGGATAAGGTTATGGATTATGAGGAAAGGATCCATGAACTGCAGAAGAAAGCCTTAAACAACATTGCCACCCAGATGGCAGAAGATGATGTTATGGACAAAGACCGATCCAACTATTACCTCGCACTATCCCGGGTTGTTAAAGCCTTTGAACGTATTGGGGATATATCCATTGAGATAATCGACACTGCTGGTGAATTCTACCGGAACATACCCCGAACTACCACTCCGGAACGTTTCCGTAGAAGGTAA